One part of the Dyadobacter sp. 676 genome encodes these proteins:
- a CDS encoding DUF5723 family protein: MQRSWLSILGLVCGLTIEALSQHLPGTAMSNFAGTNALYHNPAFVADSRYSVYVNLVGTQFYTANNHVRYEAPYSFLSLITNTVPAKYHNERGMLLFPRSYLGEKLNGNKKYLNAGGDTRLPSIMFNMFKGRIGVSFSSRARYVLNTTQVTEPMARLISKTTQLKELHNQVFENQSGQLHLNGLGEIAMTLGGTVFDNETDYLKVGFTVKRLIGLYNAHAIIENSSYDIQPDPNWENKRQYINVNQINVRYAITRDEGFQNIKPSPAWLLGNAPPGSGWGFDIGAVYEYRPDVHKATYRERGIRKRDASKNKYLYRVAVSLTDIGRVHFKNPAYILQQETHTTNKEFRYDTFQKLKGSEGIFNAINSSLDGGPPIAPNFKSVLPMAFQASVDYNIRPNVYVNGLWVQNLISQGAFGMKAESYIGVTPRYEHKWYEISVPMSLMNRYRSPAIGLAGRIGPLWLGTDHLTGLLNIGNPKAFNLYFGISGGLFRKPPESQNKCWPPEDSWLRRIFSKR, translated from the coding sequence ATGCAAAGAAGCTGGTTATCCATATTAGGACTGGTCTGCGGATTAACCATCGAAGCCCTGTCCCAGCATCTGCCGGGAACGGCCATGAGTAATTTTGCCGGAACGAATGCATTGTACCACAACCCGGCGTTTGTGGCCGACAGCCGTTACAGCGTATATGTAAACTTGGTGGGCACACAGTTCTATACCGCCAATAACCACGTCAGATACGAGGCGCCCTACTCTTTCCTGAGCCTGATTACCAATACGGTCCCGGCCAAATACCACAACGAACGCGGCATGCTGCTCTTCCCGCGCTCCTACCTGGGCGAGAAACTGAACGGCAATAAAAAATACCTCAATGCGGGCGGAGATACCCGCCTGCCGTCGATCATGTTCAACATGTTCAAAGGCAGGATCGGTGTGAGTTTCTCGTCCCGGGCACGCTATGTCCTGAATACCACGCAGGTAACCGAGCCGATGGCCAGGTTAATCAGCAAAACCACACAGTTGAAGGAATTACATAATCAGGTTTTTGAAAACCAGTCGGGCCAGTTACACCTGAACGGCCTGGGCGAAATAGCGATGACGCTGGGAGGAACTGTTTTTGACAATGAAACGGATTATCTCAAAGTCGGCTTCACCGTTAAAAGATTGATCGGCCTTTACAATGCGCATGCCATTATCGAAAACTCCTCCTACGACATCCAGCCCGACCCCAACTGGGAGAACAAACGACAGTATATCAATGTAAACCAGATCAATGTGCGGTACGCGATCACGCGTGACGAAGGTTTCCAGAATATAAAGCCCTCCCCGGCCTGGCTGCTGGGTAATGCGCCCCCGGGAAGCGGATGGGGCTTCGACATCGGCGCGGTGTACGAGTATCGCCCCGACGTCCACAAAGCGACCTATCGCGAAAGGGGTATCCGGAAGCGTGATGCTTCAAAGAACAAATATCTTTATCGGGTAGCCGTATCGCTCACCGACATCGGCCGCGTCCATTTCAAAAACCCGGCCTACATTCTTCAACAGGAGACGCACACCACCAACAAGGAGTTCCGCTACGACACCTTTCAGAAGCTGAAAGGTTCCGAAGGTATTTTCAATGCCATCAACTCGTCGCTGGACGGCGGGCCGCCAATTGCGCCTAACTTTAAATCAGTGCTGCCCATGGCGTTCCAGGCCAGCGTCGATTATAATATCAGGCCCAATGTGTACGTCAACGGGCTTTGGGTACAAAACCTGATTTCCCAGGGCGCATTCGGGATGAAGGCGGAATCGTATATCGGCGTAACACCCCGCTACGAGCACAAATGGTACGAAATATCGGTTCCAATGTCGCTCATGAATCGTTACCGCTCACCGGCCATCGGGCTTGCGGGGCGAATAGGGCCGCTATGGCTGGGGACCGATCACCTTACGGGTCTGCTGAATATCGGCAATCCGAAGGCATTCAATCTTTATTTCGGCATATCGGGAGGCCTCTTCCGAAAACCGCCCGAATCGCAGAACAAATGCTGGCCACCCGAGGATTCGTGGCTCCGGCGCATTTTTTCCAAACGATAA
- the msrB gene encoding peptide-methionine (R)-S-oxide reductase MsrB — protein MREVQKTREQWEQELTSQQCFVLFEKGTERPFSHPYNDNKEEGTYVCAACGTPLFSSEAKYDSGSGWPSFFMPVAKENIEEVPDKSHGMIRTEVVCRTCGGHLGHVFNDGPKPTGLRYCMNGAALKFHKAE, from the coding sequence ATGAGAGAAGTACAAAAAACCAGGGAGCAATGGGAGCAGGAGCTTACCAGTCAGCAATGCTTCGTTCTTTTTGAAAAGGGTACCGAAAGGCCTTTTTCGCATCCTTATAATGACAATAAAGAAGAAGGCACCTACGTGTGCGCGGCCTGCGGAACGCCACTGTTCAGTTCTGAGGCCAAATATGATTCAGGCTCCGGCTGGCCGAGCTTCTTTATGCCTGTGGCCAAGGAGAATATAGAGGAAGTACCCGACAAAAGTCATGGCATGATCCGCACCGAAGTAGTATGCAGAACCTGCGGCGGGCATCTCGGCCACGTTTTCAACGATGGTCCCAAACCGACCGGCCTTCGTTACTGCATGAACGGGGCTGCATTGAAATTCCACAAAGCAGAATAG
- a CDS encoding transglycosylase domain-containing protein, whose amino-acid sequence MEVIRSFFIKIRMLFRSFRTWLATLINRIAYKITALITGKQKADRLFDTYRQNKKSVRSWWENTVDVNARYYRPIVTAWKVLLYGFVLFAVYIFCVETNFLWLMGSMPSVEDLQNPKVAQSSEIYTADGVMIGKFYTENRTPVPYKQISPNLVKALIATEDVRFYKHSGIDYKAMASVAWGIATGATDRGGGSTITQQLAKKLFKTRKSGARGLLGYIPGLSTLIYKTKEWLTAIKLERNFTKEEILTMYFNTVDYGNNTYGINTAAKSYFSKSPDSLNVQEAAVLVGLQKATTTYNPIRNMKRSLERRNVVIDQMRKYGYLTARQADSISALPIELKTKFETPYDGNANYFKNAVVDFVKKWGDENGYDLYTDGLKIYTTIDSRMQEDAEEAMTQKMRQLQRVFEDHWRNQNPWRDEQGNEITDFLPTVVKRTSKYRSLAAKFPNNPDSIDFYLNKKDTMTVYDWKNSGEMKRYWSSMDSLDYYKRILRAGMMAMNPHTGQIKAWVGGLDYNYFKYDAVKQGKRQPGSTFKPFVYTAAIDDSTFNMTPCDEIVDKPFEKTYEEDGEEKVWKPRNATGTYTYAPMTLRRALAQSINSVTAELTDQVGAANVVRYAKKMGITTPLKAVPSIGLGPFDVSLYDMVAAYSVFANNGTYTQPILVTKIEDSNGKVIEEFQPEHRQAISEESAFLMLQMLRAGVEEAGGTSGSIRWRFNVTMNGNELGGKTGTTSNNSDGWFMCVTRDLVVGAWVGGDDRSIHFRTTNLGEGAKTALPLVGAFLEKAYKDKSLEPGPFPKPTFKVSKTYNCPTQWAPAESDSLGVEGDSTPAKRNDEDEFLIGPPPIPLDTGKRN is encoded by the coding sequence ATGGAAGTTATCCGATCGTTTTTTATCAAAATCAGAATGCTCTTCCGGTCTTTCCGGACGTGGCTCGCCACACTCATCAACAGGATCGCATACAAAATTACCGCACTGATCACCGGCAAACAAAAGGCCGACCGGCTCTTTGACACTTACCGGCAGAACAAAAAATCGGTGCGAAGCTGGTGGGAGAACACGGTCGATGTCAATGCCAGATATTACCGTCCGATCGTGACAGCCTGGAAAGTATTGCTGTACGGGTTCGTGTTGTTCGCGGTTTATATTTTTTGTGTCGAAACCAACTTCCTGTGGCTCATGGGAAGCATGCCGAGCGTAGAAGACCTTCAGAACCCCAAAGTGGCGCAGTCGTCGGAAATATACACTGCCGACGGTGTGATGATCGGAAAGTTTTATACCGAAAACAGGACGCCCGTCCCCTATAAACAGATTTCCCCCAACCTCGTGAAGGCGCTGATCGCAACCGAGGACGTCCGCTTTTACAAGCATTCGGGTATCGATTATAAAGCTATGGCCAGCGTTGCCTGGGGCATCGCGACCGGCGCCACCGACCGTGGAGGCGGCAGCACCATTACCCAGCAGTTGGCCAAAAAGCTTTTCAAAACCCGGAAATCGGGCGCACGAGGCTTGCTGGGTTATATTCCGGGCCTTAGCACGCTGATTTACAAGACCAAGGAATGGCTTACGGCGATCAAGCTGGAAAGGAATTTTACCAAAGAGGAAATCCTGACCATGTATTTCAATACCGTGGATTACGGAAATAATACTTACGGTATCAACACGGCGGCCAAATCGTATTTCAGCAAATCGCCCGACAGCCTGAACGTTCAGGAGGCAGCGGTACTGGTGGGCCTGCAAAAAGCCACCACGACGTACAACCCGATCCGGAACATGAAGCGCTCCCTGGAACGCCGCAACGTGGTGATCGATCAAATGCGAAAATATGGCTACCTGACTGCCCGGCAAGCCGACTCGATCAGCGCATTGCCCATTGAACTGAAAACCAAATTCGAAACACCGTACGACGGGAATGCCAACTACTTCAAGAATGCGGTGGTCGATTTCGTCAAAAAATGGGGCGACGAAAACGGTTACGACCTTTATACGGATGGATTGAAAATCTATACGACCATCGACTCCCGCATGCAGGAGGACGCGGAAGAGGCCATGACGCAGAAGATGAGGCAATTGCAGCGTGTATTCGAGGACCACTGGCGCAATCAGAACCCCTGGCGCGACGAGCAGGGCAACGAGATCACTGATTTTCTTCCGACGGTGGTCAAGCGTACGAGCAAATACCGCTCACTGGCCGCGAAATTCCCGAACAATCCCGATAGTATCGACTTCTATCTGAACAAAAAGGACACCATGACCGTGTACGACTGGAAGAATAGCGGGGAAATGAAGAGGTACTGGAGCTCCATGGATTCACTCGATTACTACAAACGCATTTTGCGTGCGGGCATGATGGCCATGAACCCGCATACGGGGCAGATCAAAGCCTGGGTGGGGGGCCTGGATTACAATTATTTCAAATACGACGCCGTGAAGCAGGGCAAACGGCAACCGGGTTCCACTTTCAAGCCCTTTGTGTACACGGCAGCGATCGACGACTCTACGTTCAATATGACGCCTTGCGACGAGATCGTGGACAAACCCTTCGAGAAGACTTACGAGGAAGATGGCGAGGAGAAAGTATGGAAACCCAGAAACGCTACCGGGACCTACACGTATGCGCCCATGACGCTCCGGCGCGCGCTCGCACAGTCGATCAACTCCGTCACGGCTGAACTGACCGACCAGGTCGGCGCAGCCAATGTGGTACGCTATGCGAAAAAGATGGGTATTACCACGCCTTTGAAGGCAGTCCCTTCAATTGGTCTGGGGCCGTTCGACGTGTCTCTTTACGACATGGTGGCGGCTTACAGCGTGTTTGCAAACAACGGTACTTACACGCAGCCGATTCTGGTAACAAAAATCGAGGACAGTAACGGGAAAGTGATCGAGGAATTCCAGCCCGAGCACCGCCAGGCGATCAGCGAAGAATCCGCGTTCCTGATGCTGCAAATGCTGCGTGCAGGCGTGGAGGAAGCGGGTGGTACTTCCGGTAGCATTCGCTGGCGGTTTAATGTTACCATGAATGGCAACGAACTGGGCGGCAAAACCGGAACAACCTCCAACAACTCCGACGGCTGGTTCATGTGCGTCACGCGTGACCTCGTGGTTGGTGCCTGGGTGGGCGGGGATGACCGCAGCATTCACTTCCGGACAACGAACCTCGGGGAAGGGGCAAAAACCGCATTGCCCCTCGTGGGTGCATTCCTGGAAAAAGCATATAAGGACAAATCCCTCGAACCGGGACCATTCCCGAAACCGACCTTTAAGGTATCCAAAACATACAACTGCCCGACCCAATGGGCACCGGCCGAAAGCGATTCGCTGGGTGTGGAAGGCGACAGCACGCCGGCTAAACGGAACGATGAAGACGAATTCCTGATAGGCCCACCGCCAATTCCATTGGATACCGGGAAGAGGAATTGA
- a CDS encoding DUF4126 domain-containing protein, giving the protein MELFLSLCLGIGLSASCGFRIFLPMLVANVAAMNGWITPGEQFGWLSTWTAFFAFGTATLLEIAGYYIPFVDNLLDTVATPAAVVAGTLLTTSFIEIDNPMLHWGLGLILGGGTAGLVQAGTGILRLLSSKTTAGIGNPVVSTAENVASFGLSGLAIFLPVIALVLVVLLALWLLKRLMNLKKS; this is encoded by the coding sequence ATGGAGCTGTTTCTGAGTTTATGCCTGGGAATAGGACTGAGCGCCAGCTGTGGTTTCAGGATATTCCTGCCTATGCTGGTCGCGAATGTCGCGGCTATGAACGGGTGGATTACGCCCGGAGAGCAATTCGGGTGGCTGAGTACCTGGACGGCTTTTTTTGCCTTCGGGACGGCTACATTGCTGGAAATTGCCGGATATTACATTCCGTTTGTGGATAACCTGCTGGATACCGTCGCGACGCCGGCCGCCGTCGTGGCAGGCACATTGCTCACGACATCGTTCATCGAAATCGACAACCCAATGCTGCATTGGGGACTCGGGCTGATCCTCGGGGGCGGCACGGCCGGACTTGTGCAGGCTGGTACGGGTATCCTGCGGCTACTTTCGTCCAAGACAACGGCCGGCATCGGTAATCCGGTGGTTTCCACGGCAGAGAATGTCGCGTCGTTCGGACTGTCGGGGCTTGCCATATTCCTGCCGGTAATCGCCCTGGTACTGGTAGTTCTGCTGGCTTTATGGCTTTTGAAACGGTTAATGAATTTGAAAAAATCCTGA
- a CDS encoding AraC family transcriptional regulator → MVFVSDAIPVHSLPKTPSQVPALKIFRFKNSIEVQKDGPVPLPITPLPTDTPHRHTYYEILFIEEGQGFHEIDFHSYGIQGAGLHFLTPGQVHLLTFSTSFQGYIVAFSEDFYTFYNPMNPSLSQLPFFQPARRQPIIMLSESDKHYFHNILENMVTDHLNADTDQTLIGRYLGLMLQKCAFLTQHNIRPAESAALSVPELAGRFQEMVEKNFRQMHEVQQYASQLSVTPDYLSKIIKRFLGISCQEYILDKLLLEAKRLLVFSNLSSKEIAYHIHMDDPSYFSRIFKKKTGLTPNEYREHVRKSTI, encoded by the coding sequence ATGGTTTTCGTGTCTGATGCAATCCCGGTCCATTCCCTTCCCAAAACGCCCAGCCAGGTCCCTGCTTTAAAGATTTTCAGGTTCAAAAACAGCATCGAAGTTCAGAAAGACGGTCCGGTTCCCCTGCCCATTACCCCGCTCCCGACCGACACGCCGCACCGGCATACCTATTATGAGATCCTCTTCATCGAAGAAGGCCAGGGCTTTCACGAGATCGACTTTCATTCTTATGGTATTCAAGGTGCCGGATTGCATTTCCTGACGCCCGGACAAGTGCATTTGCTTACATTTTCAACTTCGTTCCAGGGTTACATCGTCGCGTTTTCGGAGGATTTTTACACATTTTACAATCCGATGAACCCGTCGCTTTCACAGCTGCCGTTTTTCCAGCCAGCACGCAGACAACCGATTATCATGCTTTCCGAAAGCGACAAGCATTATTTTCACAACATTCTGGAAAACATGGTCACCGACCACCTCAATGCCGACACCGACCAGACATTGATCGGCCGGTACTTGGGGCTGATGTTGCAAAAATGCGCCTTCCTGACCCAGCATAACATACGGCCTGCGGAGTCGGCGGCGTTGAGCGTTCCTGAACTGGCCGGCCGTTTTCAGGAGATGGTGGAAAAGAATTTCAGGCAAATGCACGAAGTGCAGCAATATGCCAGCCAGTTGTCGGTTACGCCCGATTATCTGAGTAAAATCATCAAAAGATTCCTGGGTATTTCGTGCCAGGAATATATCCTCGACAAACTGCTCCTCGAAGCCAAACGGCTCCTTGTTTTCAGCAATCTGAGCAGTAAGGAAATCGCCTACCACATCCACATGGACGACCCGTCCTATTTCAGCCGCATCTTCAAAAAGAAAACCGGACTTACCCCGAACGAATATCGTGAACATGTTCGGAAAAGTACCATTTAA
- a CDS encoding glycosyl hydrolase gives MQIKNELAAASLQPKIDRIWELSGEKIKLINKEYDNSKGTPVFTVNGKYTLRGWTEWTQGFQYGAEVLQFDATGDENYLASARKNTVQSMASHVGHFGVHDHGFNNVSTYGNLLRLMNEGVIPENEWERNFYEIALKVSGSVQARRWTAIKNGQGFIYSFNGPHSLFVDTIRSVRALIVSHLLGHSYMGENDLTTSLLERGTLHSIATANYSVYYGEGRDSYDIWGRTAHESVFNTNDGNYRCPNSQQGFSGFTTWTRGLAWAMLGFAEQLESLASFSDNELAPLGGRAEIERIYLKAARATCDFYIENTASDGIPYWDTGAPQLYKLGDYTSRTSDPYNEFEPIDSSAAAIGAQGLLRLGKYLNEKGQAEAGNRYWQAGLTAVDSLFDEPYLSTDPAHQGLILHSIYHRPNGWDNVPAGRKIPCGESSMWGDYHAREVALYLHRINKGLPYYSYLGAVK, from the coding sequence ATGCAGATAAAAAACGAACTGGCTGCCGCTTCGCTTCAACCTAAGATCGACAGGATTTGGGAGCTTTCCGGAGAGAAAATCAAACTTATTAATAAAGAGTACGACAACTCTAAAGGAACGCCCGTATTTACCGTAAACGGCAAATATACCCTTCGTGGCTGGACCGAATGGACACAGGGTTTCCAATATGGCGCCGAGGTATTGCAATTCGACGCCACCGGCGACGAAAACTACCTTGCGAGTGCACGTAAAAATACCGTTCAGTCGATGGCTTCGCATGTAGGTCATTTCGGCGTACACGACCATGGTTTCAACAATGTAAGTACGTACGGCAACCTGCTGCGCCTGATGAACGAAGGGGTAATCCCTGAAAACGAATGGGAACGTAATTTCTATGAGATTGCCCTGAAAGTCTCCGGGTCAGTTCAGGCGCGCCGGTGGACGGCCATTAAGAATGGCCAGGGCTTTATCTACTCGTTCAACGGGCCGCACTCGTTATTTGTGGATACGATCCGCTCGGTGCGGGCGCTGATAGTCTCGCATTTGCTGGGCCATAGCTATATGGGTGAAAACGATCTGACAACCAGTCTGCTCGAACGCGGAACACTGCATTCCATTGCCACCGCCAACTATTCGGTTTACTACGGCGAAGGCCGCGACAGCTACGATATCTGGGGCCGTACTGCGCATGAAAGTGTTTTCAACACCAACGACGGCAATTATCGCTGCCCCAACTCGCAGCAAGGCTTTTCGGGCTTCACCACCTGGACACGCGGCCTGGCATGGGCCATGCTGGGTTTCGCCGAACAACTCGAATCGCTGGCCAGCTTCTCCGACAATGAACTCGCACCGCTGGGCGGTCGCGCCGAAATCGAGCGTATTTACCTCAAAGCTGCTCGGGCCACTTGTGATTTTTACATTGAAAATACAGCATCCGATGGCATTCCTTACTGGGATACCGGCGCTCCGCAGCTCTATAAGCTCGGCGATTACACTTCCCGGACATCCGATCCGTACAATGAGTTTGAACCTATCGACAGTTCTGCGGCGGCCATTGGCGCGCAGGGGTTGCTTCGTTTGGGCAAATACCTGAATGAGAAGGGCCAGGCCGAGGCGGGAAACCGCTACTGGCAGGCCGGTCTGACGGCCGTGGATTCACTCTTTGACGAGCCATATCTTTCAACCGATCCTGCACATCAGGGTTTAATCCTGCATTCGATCTATCACCGTCCGAACGGCTGGGACAATGTACCTGCCGGCCGGAAGATCCCGTGCGGCGAATCGAGCATGTGGGGCGACTACCATGCTCGCGAAGTGGCGCTTTACCTGCACCGGATCAACAAAGGGCTGCCTTATTACTCCTACCTCGGCGCGGTGAAGTAA